One genomic region from Rhodococcus sp. SBT000017 encodes:
- the mshB gene encoding N-acetyl-1-D-myo-inositol-2-amino-2-deoxy-alpha-D-glucopyranoside deacetylase codes for MTEPQRLLLVHAHPDDETITTGGTIAHYVRAGADVTVLTCSLGEEGEVIGETWADLVVDRADQLGGYRILELHRALAALGCNPPRFLGGAGRWRDSGMAGTSAARKPRAFVNADRAEALGALVAVMRELRPQVVVGYDPEGGYGHPDHQQVHSLVTEAVEVCGTDSYPGVGAPWEVSKFYWTVTGHDQLQAGLAAIEAIPSHWRMPEAGELPSVPENTITTSIDIRGVLDAKRDALRAHATQVTVAPSGSEYALSNDIAQPILLDEQYVLVRGELDPDETGRENDLFAGVLSCGPHH; via the coding sequence ATGACGGAGCCGCAGCGGTTGCTCCTGGTGCACGCACACCCGGACGACGAAACCATCACCACCGGCGGCACCATCGCTCATTACGTTCGAGCCGGAGCGGACGTCACGGTGCTCACCTGCTCGCTCGGTGAGGAGGGGGAGGTGATCGGCGAGACGTGGGCCGATCTGGTCGTCGACCGCGCGGATCAGCTCGGCGGCTATCGAATTCTGGAATTGCATCGCGCTCTCGCGGCGCTGGGGTGCAACCCGCCGCGGTTCCTCGGGGGAGCCGGTCGCTGGCGCGATTCGGGGATGGCCGGGACGTCGGCTGCCCGCAAGCCGCGCGCGTTCGTCAACGCCGATCGCGCCGAGGCCCTCGGAGCGCTCGTCGCGGTGATGCGTGAGCTTCGGCCGCAGGTGGTTGTCGGGTACGACCCCGAGGGCGGATACGGCCACCCCGATCACCAGCAGGTGCACTCGTTGGTGACCGAGGCCGTCGAGGTCTGCGGGACGGATTCCTACCCCGGGGTCGGTGCGCCCTGGGAGGTGTCGAAGTTCTACTGGACAGTCACCGGACACGATCAATTGCAGGCTGGGCTCGCGGCCATCGAGGCGATTCCCTCGCACTGGCGAATGCCGGAGGCCGGCGAGCTGCCGAGCGTTCCCGAGAACACCATCACCACCAGCATCGACATCCGCGGCGTGCTCGATGCCAAGCGGGATGCGCTCCGGGCCCACGCGACTCAGGTGACCGTCGCGCCGTCGGGCAGCGAGTACGCACTGTCCAACGACATCGCCCAGCCGATCCTGCTCGACGAGCAGTACGTACTCGTCCGCGGCGAACTCGATCCCGATGAGACGGGTAGAGAGAACGATCTGTTTGCCGGCGTACTAAGCTGTGGTCCGCATCACTGA
- the dapC gene encoding succinyldiaminopimelate transaminase: MVRAAVAAGLPDFPWDSLTAAKEKASAHPDGIVNLSVGTPVDPVADVIRAALNSVADEPGYPTTVGTVALREAAVAALARRYSITGISPDAVLPAIGTKEMIAWLPTLLGLGADDLIVIPELAYPTYEVGALLARSRTIRADGLNRLGPERASLIFVNSPSNPTGKVLGVEHLRKVVDWARERDAIVVSDECYLGLTWDAEAVSVLDPRVCDGDHTNLLAVHSLSKTSNLASYRAGFVTGDASLVAELLEVRKHAGMMVPLPIQAAMTAALADDEHENIQRERYRARRTILKSAVEAAGFTVDHSEAGLYLWATRGEKCRDTVDWLADRGILVAPGEFYGPDGAHHVRIALTATDERIDAAAARLSG, translated from the coding sequence TTGGTGCGCGCAGCGGTGGCAGCGGGGCTGCCCGACTTTCCGTGGGACTCGCTGACCGCCGCCAAGGAGAAGGCCTCGGCTCATCCGGACGGCATCGTCAATCTGTCGGTCGGCACCCCGGTGGATCCGGTTGCGGACGTGATCCGCGCAGCGCTGAATTCCGTTGCGGACGAGCCCGGTTACCCGACCACCGTCGGGACCGTTGCGCTGCGCGAGGCCGCGGTCGCCGCGCTCGCGCGTCGATACTCGATCACCGGCATCTCGCCCGACGCCGTGCTGCCCGCCATCGGCACCAAGGAAATGATCGCCTGGCTGCCGACTCTGCTGGGCCTGGGAGCCGACGACTTGATCGTCATCCCCGAATTGGCATATCCCACATACGAAGTGGGTGCCCTGCTCGCGCGGTCTCGGACTATCCGGGCCGACGGCCTCAATCGTCTCGGACCCGAGCGGGCGTCGCTGATCTTCGTCAATTCACCGTCCAACCCGACCGGCAAGGTGCTCGGAGTCGAGCACCTGCGCAAGGTCGTCGACTGGGCCCGTGAACGTGACGCGATCGTCGTCTCCGACGAGTGCTATCTGGGTTTGACCTGGGACGCCGAGGCCGTGTCGGTTCTCGATCCTCGCGTGTGTGACGGAGATCACACCAATCTTCTTGCCGTGCACTCACTCTCGAAGACCTCGAACCTGGCCAGCTACCGCGCCGGCTTCGTCACCGGAGACGCCTCGCTCGTCGCCGAACTGCTCGAAGTGCGCAAGCACGCAGGCATGATGGTGCCCTTGCCGATCCAGGCCGCCATGACCGCCGCACTGGCCGACGACGAGCACGAGAACATTCAGCGCGAGCGATACCGCGCCCGTCGAACGATTCTCAAATCCGCCGTCGAGGCAGCGGGATTCACCGTCGACCACTCCGAGGCCGGGCTCTACCTCTGGGCCACGCGGGGCGAGAAGTGCCGCGACACCGTCGACTGGCTCGCCGACCGCGGCATCCTCGTTGCACCGGGAGAGTTCTACGGTCCCGACGGTGCACACCACGTGCGGATCGCACTGACGGCCACGGACGAGCGCATCGACGCTGCGGCCGCTCGCCTGAGCGGATAG
- a CDS encoding LysE family translocator, giving the protein MTLSLLLSFAGVCFLLAILPGPDSFLVLRYSIGGLKPGIAAAMGVAIGGLFWAVLVAVGLAAIVEQSATAYRVVKILGGLYLLYLGVKAFRARRKNKVAGEPLVPVAASAWSAFGAGVFSCALNPKVGLFYLAVVPQFLTVVTFTGAMTLGLVEVVVAALVMGVFSVLASRAVALLRRPAVTDWIDRISAGILVALGVGTVASSA; this is encoded by the coding sequence GTGACCCTCAGCCTCCTGCTCAGCTTCGCCGGTGTGTGCTTTCTGCTGGCGATTCTGCCCGGGCCCGATTCGTTTCTGGTGCTCCGCTACAGCATCGGCGGCCTCAAGCCAGGCATCGCCGCGGCGATGGGCGTCGCGATCGGCGGACTGTTCTGGGCCGTGTTGGTAGCCGTCGGGCTGGCGGCGATCGTCGAGCAGTCTGCGACGGCATATCGCGTCGTCAAGATTCTCGGCGGGCTGTATCTGCTGTATCTGGGTGTGAAGGCCTTCCGGGCGAGACGCAAGAACAAGGTGGCCGGCGAGCCGCTCGTACCCGTCGCTGCGTCCGCGTGGTCGGCGTTCGGTGCCGGAGTTTTCTCGTGCGCGCTCAACCCCAAGGTCGGACTGTTCTATCTCGCGGTGGTGCCGCAGTTCCTCACCGTCGTCACGTTCACCGGGGCCATGACGCTCGGTCTGGTCGAGGTGGTCGTTGCCGCACTGGTGATGGGAGTGTTCTCCGTTCTCGCCTCACGCGCGGTCGCGCTGCTGCGTAGGCCGGCGGTGACCGACTGGATCGACCGCATCAGCGCCGGAATCCTGGTCGCGCTCGGAGTCGGAACGGTCGCATCCTCGGCCTAG
- the fdxA gene encoding ferredoxin, producing MTYSIAEPCVDVLDKACIEECPVDCIYEGNRMLYIHPDECVDCGACEPVCPVEAIFYEDDVPEQWSAYVGANVDFFDDLGSPGGAAKLGKTDYDPPFIKALPPMGEN from the coding sequence GTGACCTACTCGATTGCAGAACCGTGCGTAGATGTACTGGACAAAGCGTGCATCGAAGAGTGCCCGGTGGATTGCATCTACGAGGGTAACCGAATGCTGTACATCCACCCCGACGAATGCGTCGACTGCGGAGCCTGCGAGCCCGTCTGCCCCGTCGAGGCCATTTTCTACGAGGACGACGTGCCCGAGCAGTGGAGCGCGTACGTCGGTGCCAATGTCGACTTCTTCGACGACCTGGGATCTCCCGGCGGCGCGGCGAAGCTCGGCAAGACCGATTACGACCCGCCGTTCATCAAGGCTCTGCCTCCCATGGGCGAGAACTGA
- a CDS encoding acyl-CoA synthetase codes for MYGSHVLLRSLNPLAVARGDDIPDAITIDGVSLSRADILGAATSVAERISRADRLAIYATPSVKTVLAVVGALIAGVTVVPVPPDAGVAEREHILRDSGAQAWLGEAPPDTSGLEVLPVRQHARSWHSYPEPQPSSVAFVLYTSGTTGPPKGVLISRSAIAAGLDALAQAWAWTSKDTVVQGLPLFHVHGLILGVLGPLRVGSPLIHTGKPTPELYAAARGSLYFGVPTVWSRVAADEASARALSGARLLVSGSAPLPVPVFEKLRELTGQAPIERYGMSETLITISTRADGERRAGSVGLPVAGVETRLRGEKGEILPHDGESIGALQIRCPMLFDGYLNNPEATAATFTEDGWFDTGDVALIEPDGFHRIVGRASTDLIKSGGYRVGAGEIETVLLGHPSVDEVAVVGVPDDDLGQRIVAFVVGTDVEDRVLIDLVATELSIHKRPREIRVVDSLPRNAMGKVQKKLLG; via the coding sequence ATGTACGGTAGCCATGTGCTGCTTCGTTCACTGAACCCACTCGCCGTTGCGCGAGGAGACGACATTCCCGACGCGATCACGATCGACGGAGTCTCGCTCTCCCGCGCCGATATCCTGGGCGCGGCGACGTCCGTGGCCGAGCGCATCTCGCGAGCCGACCGCCTCGCGATCTACGCGACGCCCTCGGTGAAGACGGTGCTCGCTGTCGTGGGCGCACTCATCGCCGGTGTCACCGTGGTGCCGGTTCCGCCCGACGCCGGGGTGGCCGAACGTGAGCACATCCTCCGCGACTCGGGCGCCCAGGCGTGGCTCGGTGAAGCGCCGCCGGACACCTCCGGGCTCGAGGTCCTGCCGGTGCGTCAACATGCACGGTCCTGGCACAGCTACCCGGAACCGCAGCCGTCCTCGGTCGCGTTCGTGCTCTACACCTCCGGTACCACCGGCCCGCCGAAAGGCGTCCTGATCTCGCGCAGTGCCATCGCAGCCGGGCTCGACGCGTTGGCGCAGGCCTGGGCATGGACGTCGAAAGATACTGTGGTGCAGGGGCTTCCGTTGTTCCACGTGCACGGACTCATCCTCGGCGTGCTCGGCCCACTGCGAGTGGGCAGCCCGCTGATCCACACCGGCAAGCCGACGCCCGAGCTCTACGCAGCCGCGCGCGGATCCCTGTACTTCGGGGTGCCGACGGTGTGGTCGCGCGTCGCCGCGGACGAGGCGTCGGCCCGCGCCCTGTCCGGTGCCCGACTGCTGGTGTCCGGCAGCGCGCCGCTCCCGGTCCCGGTGTTCGAGAAGCTGCGTGAACTCACCGGCCAGGCTCCCATTGAGCGATACGGCATGAGCGAAACCCTCATCACCATCAGCACCCGCGCCGACGGGGAGCGTCGAGCAGGCTCGGTGGGCCTGCCGGTCGCGGGCGTCGAGACACGGTTGCGCGGTGAGAAGGGCGAAATCCTGCCGCACGACGGCGAATCCATCGGTGCACTGCAGATCCGGTGCCCCATGCTGTTCGACGGCTACCTGAACAACCCCGAGGCGACGGCCGCGACGTTCACCGAGGACGGGTGGTTCGACACCGGAGACGTCGCTCTCATCGAGCCCGACGGGTTCCACCGCATCGTCGGGCGCGCCTCGACCGATCTGATCAAGTCCGGCGGGTATCGCGTCGGCGCAGGGGAGATCGAGACGGTGTTGCTGGGGCACCCGAGCGTCGACGAGGTGGCCGTGGTCGGTGTGCCCGACGACGATCTGGGCCAGCGCATCGTGGCGTTCGTCGTCGGCACCGATGTGGAGGATCGAGTGCTGATCGATCTGGTGGCCACCGAGCTGTCGATTCACAAACGGCCCCGTGAGATTCGCGTCGTCGACTCCCTTCCGCGCAACGCAATGGGGAAGGTCCAGAAGAAGCTGTTGGGCTAG
- a CDS encoding PH domain-containing protein has protein sequence MTDQAELLAVEEEQPWLRLDKRMLLVHPVNEGIKLLPVLLISFFVGSQSGNHFWSLGLLAVVVVFAILRWFTTSYRIGPVHVQLRSGVLQKKVLSIPRNRIRSVDVEANVLHRVLGLSILRIGTGQQAGKGEAFELNALDTSLVPALRGDLLQRVSGQIPATDGTPTAAADPGVEIAHWQFSWVRFAPFSITGIVTIAAAVGVLFQYGLGQWLAESSVVSNSIDSAERLGIAVFVVVALMALLVVSSIFACVRYLLAYANLTVTDQGRTMHVSHGLLRTRQSTLDRKRLRGTSLSEPLLLRAAGGARLDAIMTGVSAEKKESSLLLPQAPRAEALRMMTTVLGEAGLHASSDRPLLQHGPAARRRRYTRAVLPVAVLGAALGIAQYVGAPIPLLAWIAVGVLFVAAFGLAHDRFRGLGHAVLPGWLITQHGSLDRTRHSLEAAGIIGWTVRQTFFQRRAGVATIVAATPAGVGHYEVIDIPIENAWAMIDAVTPGAGDIWLHRT, from the coding sequence ATGACCGATCAGGCGGAACTGCTCGCCGTCGAGGAGGAGCAGCCGTGGCTGCGCCTGGACAAGCGAATGCTGTTGGTACATCCGGTGAACGAGGGCATCAAGCTACTGCCGGTGCTGTTGATCTCGTTCTTCGTCGGCAGTCAGAGCGGCAACCACTTCTGGAGCCTCGGCCTTCTCGCGGTCGTCGTGGTGTTCGCGATTCTGCGGTGGTTCACCACCAGCTACCGGATCGGTCCGGTGCACGTGCAACTGCGCAGCGGTGTGCTCCAGAAGAAGGTGCTCTCCATTCCGCGGAACAGAATTCGCTCGGTCGACGTGGAAGCGAACGTTCTGCACCGCGTACTCGGCCTGTCCATCCTGCGCATCGGCACCGGGCAACAGGCAGGCAAGGGTGAGGCCTTCGAGCTCAACGCCCTCGACACCTCGCTGGTACCGGCACTTCGCGGGGATCTGCTGCAGCGAGTATCGGGGCAGATCCCCGCGACCGACGGAACACCCACCGCAGCAGCCGATCCCGGCGTCGAGATTGCACACTGGCAGTTCTCGTGGGTGCGGTTCGCGCCGTTCTCCATCACCGGCATCGTCACCATCGCTGCGGCCGTCGGCGTGTTGTTCCAGTACGGACTCGGGCAGTGGCTGGCCGAATCGTCGGTGGTCTCCAACAGCATCGACTCCGCCGAGCGATTGGGAATCGCGGTGTTCGTCGTCGTGGCGCTGATGGCGCTGCTCGTCGTATCGAGCATCTTCGCGTGCGTCCGCTACCTGCTGGCCTACGCCAACCTGACGGTGACGGACCAGGGGCGCACCATGCACGTCAGCCATGGCCTGTTGCGCACTCGCCAGTCGACACTCGACCGCAAGCGACTGCGCGGCACCTCGCTGTCCGAACCGCTGCTGCTTCGTGCGGCCGGCGGAGCCAGGCTGGACGCCATCATGACCGGCGTCAGCGCCGAAAAGAAGGAATCGTCTCTGCTGCTCCCCCAGGCCCCACGCGCCGAGGCGTTGCGCATGATGACCACCGTGCTCGGCGAGGCCGGTCTGCACGCAAGTTCGGACCGGCCTCTGCTGCAGCACGGACCCGCAGCGCGTCGACGCCGCTACACGCGTGCTGTTCTGCCCGTTGCGGTTCTCGGTGCAGCGCTGGGCATCGCACAGTATGTCGGCGCACCGATCCCGCTACTGGCGTGGATCGCTGTCGGGGTGTTGTTCGTTGCCGCATTCGGGCTCGCACACGATCGCTTCCGCGGTCTCGGCCATGCAGTGCTGCCCGGTTGGCTCATCACCCAGCACGGTTCGCTCGACAGGACTCGACACAGCCTCGAAGCCGCGGGCATCATCGGTTGGACCGTGCGGCAGACCTTCTTCCAGCGTCGCGCCGGGGTGGCCACCATCGTCGCCGCGACTCCCGCAGGCGTCGGACATTACGAGGTGATCGACATCCCCATCGAGAACGCGTGGGCGATGATCGACGCCGTCACCCCGGGAGCCGGGGACATCTGGCTGCACCGGACCTGA
- a CDS encoding PH domain-containing protein: MTDPQWQPSPRARLLWALSAGLLWVPIFIAQIVWAVVDSSWTTWPHVAVLVASIVFAALHVAVVPQWRYRVHRWEISDTAVYTRTGWLSQERRIAPISRVQTVDTERGPLDRLLGLATVTVTTASSAGAVRITALDQDVADKTVARLTDIAGRTVGDAT, translated from the coding sequence ATGACCGATCCACAGTGGCAACCATCTCCGCGTGCACGTCTGCTCTGGGCTTTGAGCGCCGGTCTGCTGTGGGTACCGATCTTCATCGCCCAGATCGTCTGGGCGGTCGTCGACTCGAGCTGGACCACCTGGCCGCATGTCGCCGTCCTCGTCGCCTCGATCGTATTCGCGGCCCTGCACGTCGCGGTCGTGCCGCAGTGGCGGTACCGCGTGCACCGCTGGGAGATCAGCGACACCGCGGTCTACACCCGCACCGGCTGGCTGAGCCAGGAGCGACGCATCGCACCGATCTCACGGGTACAGACCGTCGACACCGAACGTGGGCCGCTCGATCGTCTGTTGGGCTTGGCCACCGTCACCGTCACGACGGCGTCGTCCGCGGGCGCGGTCAGAATCACGGCACTGGATCAGGATGTGGCCGACAAGACGGTTGCTCGACTCACCGACATCGCCGGCCGTACCGTCGGAGACGCGACATGA
- a CDS encoding uracil-DNA glycosylase — protein MTRPQSIDELDLAVAECRACPRLVQWREQVAAEKRAAFENETYWGKAVPGFGPADASMLIVGLAPAAHGANRTGRMFTGDRSGDVLYRAMHAVGLASQPTATHIGDGLTLNGVRITAPVHCAPPQNKPTPAERDRCTPWLDDELRLLRPTLRSVLVLGAFGWQSLLPTLAANGWEIPRPAPKFGHGVRRDLGSITVFASYHVSQRNTFTGLLTPTMIEDVLRDAGRHARLL, from the coding sequence ATGACGCGGCCGCAGAGTATCGACGAACTGGATCTCGCGGTGGCCGAATGCCGCGCCTGCCCGCGCCTGGTGCAGTGGCGTGAACAGGTCGCCGCCGAGAAGCGGGCTGCCTTCGAAAACGAAACATACTGGGGCAAAGCGGTTCCTGGCTTCGGACCGGCCGACGCATCGATGTTGATCGTCGGGCTCGCCCCGGCAGCGCACGGTGCCAACCGCACCGGTCGAATGTTCACCGGAGACCGGAGCGGGGACGTTCTCTATCGCGCGATGCATGCGGTCGGTCTGGCCAGCCAACCCACCGCCACGCACATCGGAGACGGGTTGACGCTCAACGGAGTTCGCATCACCGCGCCGGTGCACTGCGCTCCTCCGCAGAACAAGCCGACTCCCGCCGAACGCGACAGATGCACACCCTGGCTGGACGACGAATTACGGTTGCTGCGTCCGACCCTGCGGTCGGTGCTCGTTCTCGGTGCCTTCGGCTGGCAGTCCCTGCTGCCGACACTGGCCGCCAACGGATGGGAGATACCAAGGCCTGCACCGAAATTCGGCCACGGAGTCAGGCGCGACCTGGGCTCGATCACCGTGTTCGCCAGCTATCACGTGAGCCAGCGAAACACCTTCACCGGACTGTTGACTCCGACGATGATCGAGGACGTGCTGCGGGATGCGGGTCGGCATGCACGCTTGCTGTGA
- a CDS encoding bifunctional FO biosynthesis protein CofGH: MVTSLPDTAPAASAMRRVLRRARDGVSLNVDEATVLLHARGDDLVDLMASAARVRDAGLESAGRPKTVSYSRKVFVPITRLCRDKCHYCTFVTVPGKLNAAGHGLFMDPDEILDVARKGAALGCKEALFTLGDRPEERWPEAKEWLDSRGYDSTLDYVRAMSIRVLEETGLLPHLNPGVMSWQELSRLKPVAPSMGMMLETTSRRLFEEKGQAHYGSPDKDPEVRLRTLTDAGRLNIPFTTGILVGIGETLRDRAESIMAIRKVHKSFGHVQEIIVQNFLAKSDTAMRSVPDAGLEEFLATIAVTRMVVGPSMRIQAPPNLVEPEETAALLGAGVDDWGGVSPLTPDHVNPERPWPNLDTLAELSDKAGYRLVERVAAQPQYVLAGAPWIDPRISAHVRALADPETGMAREDVNPTGLPWQEPDEEWESSGRVDLNTEIDTQGRNTETRSDLANAFGDWDSIREQVRDLAGLERVDRDLVSALAAAQKDPAGLTDEQYLALATAEGAGMDAVAALADDLRKQVNGDTVTYVVNRNINFTNICYTGCRFCAFAQRKGDADAFTLSTTEVADRAWEAHVVGATEVCMQGGIDPELPVTGYADLVRAVKAKVPSMHVHAFSPMEIVNGASRGGQSIREWLTELRAAGLDSIPGTAAEILDDEVRWVLTKGKLPAAEWIEVITTAHEVGLRSSSTMMYGHVDNPSHWVGHLNVLKKIQDKTGGFTEFVPLPFVHQSSPLYLAGASRPGPTNRDNRAVHALARIMLHGRIDNIQTSWVKLGITGTQAMLNGGANDLGGTLMEETISRMAGSQNGSEKTVAELHEIADGIGRPVRQRTTTYDPAPAVSVAGLI, translated from the coding sequence CTGGTGACTTCGCTGCCTGACACCGCTCCAGCCGCTTCTGCCATGCGCCGCGTTCTGCGTCGCGCCCGGGACGGAGTCTCGTTGAATGTCGACGAGGCGACAGTTCTGCTTCATGCGCGTGGGGACGATCTGGTGGATTTGATGGCGTCGGCCGCGCGGGTTCGTGATGCGGGTCTCGAGTCGGCCGGGCGTCCGAAGACGGTCTCGTATTCGCGAAAGGTGTTCGTACCCATCACGCGGTTGTGCCGCGACAAGTGCCACTACTGCACGTTCGTCACTGTCCCGGGCAAGCTCAACGCCGCCGGCCACGGGTTGTTCATGGATCCCGACGAGATCCTCGACGTCGCTCGCAAGGGTGCCGCGCTGGGCTGCAAGGAGGCGCTGTTCACCCTCGGTGACCGGCCGGAGGAGCGGTGGCCGGAGGCCAAGGAGTGGCTCGACTCCCGCGGCTACGATTCGACGCTGGATTATGTGCGCGCCATGTCGATCAGGGTGCTCGAGGAGACCGGCTTGCTCCCGCACCTCAATCCAGGAGTGATGTCGTGGCAGGAACTGTCGCGGCTCAAGCCGGTGGCCCCGTCGATGGGGATGATGCTCGAGACCACCTCGCGTCGGTTGTTCGAGGAGAAGGGGCAGGCGCATTACGGCAGCCCCGACAAGGATCCCGAGGTTCGGCTGCGGACCTTGACCGACGCGGGTCGCCTGAACATCCCGTTCACGACCGGCATTCTCGTGGGAATCGGCGAGACGCTGCGCGACCGCGCCGAGTCGATCATGGCAATTCGTAAGGTGCACAAGTCTTTCGGGCACGTTCAGGAAATCATCGTGCAGAATTTCCTGGCCAAGTCCGATACCGCGATGCGATCCGTTCCCGACGCGGGGCTCGAAGAATTTCTGGCGACCATCGCGGTGACGCGCATGGTGGTCGGCCCGTCGATGCGGATTCAGGCTCCGCCGAATCTGGTCGAGCCGGAGGAGACGGCAGCGCTGCTCGGCGCAGGCGTCGACGATTGGGGCGGGGTTTCTCCGCTGACCCCCGATCACGTCAACCCGGAGCGGCCGTGGCCGAACCTCGATACCTTGGCCGAGCTGTCCGACAAGGCGGGCTACCGCTTGGTGGAACGTGTTGCAGCGCAACCGCAGTACGTTCTGGCCGGCGCTCCGTGGATCGATCCGCGTATCTCGGCGCACGTGCGGGCGCTGGCCGATCCCGAGACCGGCATGGCGCGCGAGGACGTCAACCCGACCGGTTTGCCGTGGCAGGAACCGGACGAGGAGTGGGAGTCCTCGGGCCGCGTCGACCTGAACACCGAGATCGACACGCAGGGCCGTAACACCGAGACGCGTTCGGATCTGGCGAATGCGTTCGGCGACTGGGACTCCATTCGCGAGCAGGTTCGTGATCTCGCGGGGCTCGAACGGGTGGACCGGGATCTGGTCTCGGCGTTGGCGGCCGCGCAAAAGGATCCGGCCGGGCTGACGGACGAGCAGTACCTCGCACTCGCGACGGCCGAGGGCGCGGGCATGGACGCCGTTGCGGCTCTCGCGGACGACCTGCGCAAGCAGGTCAACGGAGACACCGTCACCTACGTGGTGAACCGGAACATCAACTTCACCAACATCTGCTACACCGGGTGCCGTTTCTGTGCGTTCGCGCAGCGCAAGGGCGACGCCGATGCGTTCACCCTGTCCACCACCGAGGTCGCCGATCGGGCGTGGGAAGCCCACGTCGTCGGTGCCACCGAGGTCTGCATGCAGGGTGGAATCGACCCCGAACTGCCGGTGACGGGCTACGCGGACCTGGTGCGGGCGGTGAAGGCGAAAGTGCCGTCGATGCATGTCCATGCGTTCTCGCCGATGGAGATCGTCAACGGGGCCTCCCGCGGTGGTCAGTCGATTCGCGAGTGGCTCACCGAACTCCGGGCCGCCGGGCTGGACTCGATCCCCGGCACCGCCGCCGAGATTCTCGACGACGAGGTCCGCTGGGTGCTCACCAAGGGCAAGCTGCCCGCCGCCGAGTGGATCGAAGTGATCACCACCGCGCACGAGGTGGGCCTGCGGTCGAGCTCGACGATGATGTACGGACACGTCGACAATCCGTCGCACTGGGTCGGTCACTTGAACGTGCTCAAGAAGATCCAGGACAAGACCGGTGGGTTCACCGAGTTCGTGCCGCTGCCGTTCGTGCACCAGTCCTCGCCGTTGTATCTGGCCGGCGCATCGCGACCCGGGCCGACCAACCGCGACAACCGCGCGGTGCACGCCCTGGCTCGCATCATGCTGCACGGCCGAATCGACAACATTCAGACATCGTGGGTGAAATTGGGAATCACGGGTACACAAGCGATGCTGAACGGAGGCGCGAACGATCTGGGAGGGACCCTGATGGAGGAGACGATCTCGCGTATGGCGGGTTCGCAGAACGGTTCGGAGAAGACCGTCGCGGAACTGCACGAGATCGCCGACGGCATCGGACGCCCGGTTCGTCAGCGCACCACCACATACGACCCGGCCCCGGCCGTGTCGGTTGCCGGCCTGATCTGA